The following are encoded together in the Caretta caretta isolate rCarCar2 chromosome 17, rCarCar1.hap1, whole genome shotgun sequence genome:
- the LOC125623894 gene encoding claudin-4-like, whose translation MSVMAVQMGGLALSVLGWMGTFLACALPMWKVTAFIGSNIVVAQVFWEGLWMNCVYESTGQMQCKIYDSLLDLSSDLQVARALVVVSIFASFFALLFAFFGAECTRCVDDKEAKAKISVTGGAVFILAGIVLLIPVSWSANTIISNFYNPMVPEALKKELGASLYVGWASSALLVLGGGILCCSCPHSQEAPYPMKYKMVKHSSLGSYALKNYV comes from the coding sequence ATGTCGGTGATGGCCGTGCAGATGGGGGGCCTGGCCCTGTCGGTGTTGGGCTGGATGGGCACCTTCCTGGCCTGTGCGCTGCCCATGTGGAAGGTGACAGCCTTCATCGGCTCCAACATCGTCGTGGCCCAGGTGttctgggaggggctgtggatgAACTGTGTGTACGAGAGCACAGGCCAAATGCAGTGCAAGATCTACGACTCGCTGCTGGACCTCTCCTCGGACCTCCAGGTAGCCCGCGCCCTTGTTGTGGTCTCCATTTTTGCATCCTTCTTTGCCCTCCTTTTTGCCTTCTTTGGGGCTGAGTGCACCAGGTGCGTCGATGACAAGGAAGCCAAGGCCAAGATCTCCGTTACCGGCGGGGCTGTCTTCATTCTGGCTGGGATTGTGCTGCTCATCCCCGTGTCCTGGTCGGCCAACACCATCATCAGCAACTTCTACAACCCCATGGTGCCAGAGGCTTTAAAGAAGGAGCTGGGGGCTTCCCTCTATGTGGGCTGGGCCTCAAGTGCCCTCTTGGTGCTTGGGGGGGGCAtactgtgctgctcctgcccccacagCCAAGAGGCGCCATACCCCATGAAGTATAAAATGGTGAAGCACTCCAGCCTGGGGAGCTATGCCCTTAAGAACTATGTGTGA